Genomic window (Candidatus Diapherotrites archaeon):
TACTAGAAAGAACCATAACGCCATTCGGAACATCAGCAAAAGCAGACGTTCCCAAAAAATATATTGGAAAAAGAGCCTACATCGTTATCCTAACCTAAAAACACACTAAAATTATGTCCCAAAGCCCTAACAATCGGGTTTTTTAGTAAATTTACCATTTCCCTTTATCGCACGCAAGGGAAGTGAAGGTATATTCTTCCTTCAGCCTGCACCAGTTCCTGTTCTCTTCTTTCCTGTGAGCTCTTCCGGACTGGCTTTCAGTGAAATAAAAGCAGCCTTTACAAGTTCTTGCAACCATTTCCTTTCACCTTCAATTAATTTTAATTTAATTTTATTTGATTTTGTTCAAGCATTCAAGATATGTGGGATTATGCTTCCAGGCACACTTTCCTTCAATGCAACTGCACGCGCTGAACTTCAAGCAGTCAAACTCAGGCTTCCACATGCACGTAGTAAAAACAGGATCTGAATTTTTGACCCTGCAGATTTCCCCTGAACAGCCGTCAGCAACGCAGTCAGCATCAGCCACGCACTCGCTTTTTTCAAAGCAATTCACTCCGCCTGAAAATTCCTTCAAGTAATCTTCAATTCCCTGAACTGCATTCATGTCAGGGCAGTGATAGCTCCTTTCAATTATGTTTTCATCAAAATACTCCATTGAAACAGTAATCCCGCCGGTATCAGTGCAGAAGCCTTCCGATGAAGGATGAGAAAGGATGAATTGCTCTAACTCACTCAATTCACTGCCTTCAATTGCCGCAGTGTAATTTCCGTCCCTTCCGTCTTTTGCATTACTGCAGGAATACTTTGCGATAATAGGCCCTGTGTCAATTCCAGTTTTTCCGCCTTCAATAACCAATTTTTCTGTTCCCTGAAGTCCTGCAATAGTAATTATCCCGTTTTCAATTGAAATTCTCTTTACCGAAATTTTTTCTTCTTTTTTCTGCGTGCAACCGCTCAACGCTATTCCCACGGCCAGCAAAAGCGCAACCGCAAAAAGAATTTTTTTGTGCATGATAATAATTAGAATGCAGGAAAATATAAATTACTGCTTTTATTGCAAGGCTTCAGGCGAAGATAAAAGCCAGGGCATTAGGCCAAATCAATGCAATTAAAACTCCTAAAAAAATGAAGGGCCCAAACCTTGGAAGATTTCTGTAAACAAGAACGCTTTTCACGTTTAATTTCCTTAATTTCTCCTTCTCTTTCTCCCCTATAACGCCCTTGGCACCCAAACCTAATTCCTTCAGCAATTTTTTGTCCATAAATTCTGTTGCAATTACCTCGTCCTCCTCCAATTTGCCCAAAGGAATTTTTTTGAGGAAGAATTCCTTTTTTATTCCCCTCTCAAATGCAACAAACAATAAAGCGCAGTAAATTGGAATCAGCAAAAAGGAATAATTCCTGAAAGGAAAAGAGGTGAAAGAGAAAAGAAAGTAAAAATACGAAGAAAAAATTATTCCGAGGAGCACAGCATTCCTTATCCCCGCATAATTCTCCTTTAATTCAATCCCTTTTTTTGCATACTTAACAAGAAAATAAACTGAAAGAAAGCTAACAGAAATCAAGGCAGAGAAAAATAGGGCCTGCAATATAAAAACATTAAATGGGAACAATTGCTGCCCGTAAAAAGGCAGTACAAGGGAAATTCCCAAAAAGAGCTTTACGTCGCCTCCCCCGAGCTTTCCTGAATAATAAAGGATGTAACCCAAAAACAGGACTACAACTGCAAGTGAGAACAATTCCTCAATTGATGCAACCCAGGTTCTCATCACTAAAACCTCAGTCACATTCAAGAATAAGCCCAACCCAATCATCGAATAAGTAATCTTATCCGGAATCAATCCAGTCCTGAAATCAGTATATGCCCCAATAAGGCATCCAACCAAAACAACCAAAGACCTGAACTCCAAAAAAAGCATTTTTGTTTCACCACTTTATTCTTTTTTTAATTTAAAGTAAGCAAATACAGGCACACCTGTTCTTTCTTTATATTTTTTGTCAATTTTTGCTACCTCTTCAGAAATTGGCACTTCAATCATTTTTTCTAAAAATAAATGGTTTTCCTTAAATTCATTCAAGTAACGGGAGAGGGGCCTTCTATAAACAGTGAATTTGCCGAAGCCAGGAATTGTGCCAACAAGAATTCGCTCTTCTGAAGTATAACGCCTTAATCTTCTTGTAATACTTTCAGTTTTTGCTTTTATGTCATTAAAGAAAAGATTGTACAAGGGGTGAACAATTACTATATGAATTTTGCCTCCTTTTTTGGTCACCCTACTTAACTCTCTGGTTGCCGTCTCAATTCTTGGGAGATCCATAAATACATTATAGCAGATTACACAATCAAACTGCCCTTCCTTGTAAGGTGTTTTTTTTATAAGGTCTGCCCCCCTAAAATCAACAAAATCATATCTTTTTCTTGCAATTTTGATGAGCTGTTGCGATATGTCAAAGGCAAATATTTTTTTAGGTTTTAATTTTGATAAATACTTTATAAAAAAGCCGTTCCCGCAGCCTGCATCAAGGACATTTTTGCCTTTTAAGTTTCCAATCTCTTCCAAAAGAATTAAATTCATCATTCTTGTTCTGAGTATATCTTCATGGGCCCCCAGATATTTATCCCATGCTGCTGCAAATTCCCTGCTTTGATAAATAATACTGCTTTTGCCCGCCACCTATTTTCCCCCGATTTTTCTTTTTGCAATTATCTTGATTTTTTCAATGAATCCTTCAGCTTTATTGTATAGATAATCAATTTTTTTGGGAATTCTGTTTTTATTACATTATATTGGACTTCCTGCCTTAACCCGCGCAATAAGTCGAACATTGAAATATCTTCTCTTGAAAGCATTTTGCTTGAAACATAATGTGTTTCAAGATACTTTTGAAGGCAGTAATGGCTTTTTTCTTTAATTTCATCCAGATAAAGAAGGGCTCTTGCAGCATGAAAGACAGAATTATACAATGCAATTAATGCCATCTCCTTCTTTTTTATTTCAATTAAATCATAAGCCTCATTCAAGAAAAATTCAGCCTGCTTCAAGTCATCTGAAGCAAAAGCCTTGTTTTCAGGAATCTTCTTTAATTCGCCTTTCCTGAAGCACTCTTCAAGTTCTTTCAAGGCGCTCACCATACAAAACAATGCTAGAATAAATTATTTCTTTTAGTATGTTTGAATTGCTTTTTCGCATTTCCTCAATTTTTTTGGGGGTCAAAATAATCAGCTGTACTTCCCTGCCCAAGGCTTTCTCCACATCCATTTTAATTGAATTGACTTTAAGCAAATCAAAGATTTTCTCAAAGTAAATACACAAATCTACATCGCTTTTCTCTGAAAAATTGCCTTCAATACTGCTCCCAAACAGATATGCCCCCCTAGGCTTTAACTCAATTAATTTCTTGAATGCAGCCAAGTGCAGGATCTTGTTCGTGATGGAAAAAGAAACAATCCTTCTGGCCAGCACAGAATCAAAGGAAAGACAAAGCGTTAGCCTGTTCTTTTCCCTCTTAGAAAAAATAACACCTTCCCTAATCAAACTTTTAGCTATTGAGAGGATAGTGCTTGGCGCCATATTTAATTCTTCAGCAAGCTCCCTTACATAGTAAGGCCTTGAACTAAGCTTTTCAACAACCCTTAATGAATTTGCCCCCAAAAAATCAAATTTTTGAACCATGTAATAA
Coding sequences:
- a CDS encoding eight-cysteine-cluster domain-containing protein, with the protein product MHKKILFAVALLLAVGIALSGCTQKKEEKISVKRISIENGIITIAGLQGTEKLVIEGGKTGIDTGPIIAKYSCSNAKDGRDGNYTAAIEGSELSELEQFILSHPSSEGFCTDTGGITVSMEYFDENIIERSYHCPDMNAVQGIEDYLKEFSGGVNCFEKSECVADADCVADGCSGEICRVKNSDPVFTTCMWKPEFDCLKFSACSCIEGKCAWKHNPTYLECLNKIK
- a CDS encoding nucleotidyltransferase domain-containing protein — translated: MVQKFDFLGANSLRVVEKLSSRPYYVRELAEELNMAPSTILSIAKSLIREGVIFSKREKNRLTLCLSFDSVLARRIVSFSITNKILHLAAFKKLIELKPRGAYLFGSSIEGNFSEKSDVDLCIYFEKIFDLLKVNSIKMDVEKALGREVQLIILTPKKIEEMRKSNSNILKEIIYSSIVLYGERLERT
- a CDS encoding HEPN domain-containing protein, encoding MKELEECFRKGELKKIPENKAFASDDLKQAEFFLNEAYDLIEIKKKEMALIALYNSVFHAARALLYLDEIKEKSHYCLQKYLETHYVSSKMLSREDISMFDLLRGLRQEVQYNVIKTEFPKKLIIYTIKLKDSLKKSR
- a CDS encoding A24 family peptidase, coding for MLFLEFRSLVVLVGCLIGAYTDFRTGLIPDKITYSMIGLGLFLNVTEVLVMRTWVASIEELFSLAVVVLFLGYILYYSGKLGGGDVKLFLGISLVLPFYGQQLFPFNVFILQALFFSALISVSFLSVYFLVKYAKKGIELKENYAGIRNAVLLGIIFSSYFYFLFSFTSFPFRNYSFLLIPIYCALLFVAFERGIKKEFFLKKIPLGKLEEDEVIATEFMDKKLLKELGLGAKGVIGEKEKEKLRKLNVKSVLVYRNLPRFGPFIFLGVLIALIWPNALAFIFA
- a CDS encoding class I SAM-dependent methyltransferase; this encodes MAGKSSIIYQSREFAAAWDKYLGAHEDILRTRMMNLILLEEIGNLKGKNVLDAGCGNGFFIKYLSKLKPKKIFAFDISQQLIKIARKRYDFVDFRGADLIKKTPYKEGQFDCVICYNVFMDLPRIETATRELSRVTKKGGKIHIVIVHPLYNLFFNDIKAKTESITRRLRRYTSEERILVGTIPGFGKFTVYRRPLSRYLNEFKENHLFLEKMIEVPISEEVAKIDKKYKERTGVPVFAYFKLKKE
- a CDS encoding DUF2080 family transposase-associated protein; translation: MTPFGTSAKADVPKKYIGKRAYIVILT